A stretch of Perognathus longimembris pacificus isolate PPM17 unplaced genomic scaffold, ASM2315922v1 HiC_scaffold_5664, whole genome shotgun sequence DNA encodes these proteins:
- the LOC125345450 gene encoding sperm motility kinase Z-like, giving the protein MELSHSECTTFSSQDEEALTSQYYVYHTIGSGTYGHVKKACHHLTDKEVAVKVLQTRDYPILVENEVDIVKSLSHPHLIRVYQVIQGEEHTYLVMEMATKGNLQTWIQNSRCLFENEARKLLQQILSAVQYCHVNWIAHLDLKPDNILLDEYGNAKVSDFGLSVRVAPGQLLTEVRGAYVFRAPEIYLKKAYDGFKVDVWCLGTILLFMVTGQFPFQGSNSNQLREAIVHGRYEIPFHLSAKGQSIISQFLTVNPEYRPNIQQVMVHPWLAPIEEGSLYQDEPLPNHLDPLVVTIMCDMGYTEHQIHESVTQRTFDAVMATYLLLQSDFKSDSVDLEPALHCSSTPKNYGEMVSMGEE; this is encoded by the exons ATGGAGTTAAGTCACAGCgaatgtaccacattctcctccCAAGACGAGGAGGCCCTTACCAGCCAATACTATGTATATCACACCATTGGCTCTGGCACCTATGGGCATGTGAAGAAGGCCTGTCACCACCTCACAGACAAAGAGGTAGCAGTGAAAGTACTGCAGACAAGAGACTACCCCATactggtagaaaatgaggtggacattgttaAGTCCCTGAGTCACCCCCACCTGATCAGGGTGTACCAAGTGATCCAGGGAGAGGAACACACATACTTGGTCATGGAAATGGCCACCAAGGGAAACCTACAGACCTGGATCCAAAATTCACGCTGCCTTTTTGAGAACGAAGCCAGAAAGCTTCTGCAGCAGATATTAAGTGCTGTGCAGTACTGCCATGTCAACTGGATTGCGCACCTCGACCTAAAGCCTGACAACATCCTACTGGATGAATATGGCAATGCCAAAGTCAGCGACTTTGGGTTAAGTGTAAGAGTTGCCCCAGGGCAGTTGCTCACAGAAGTCCGAGGAGCCTATGTCTTCCGTGCCCCTGAGATCTACTTGAAGAAAGCGTATGATGGCTTCAAGGTCGATGTGTGGTGTCTGGGCACAATACTTTTGTTTATGGTGACGGGACAATTCCCTTTTCAAGGGAGCAATAGCAACCAGCTACGTGAAGCAATTGTGCACGGCAGGTATGAGATACCATTTCACTTGAGTGCAAAAGGACAAAGCATCATTTCCCAGTTCTTAACTGTAAATCCAGAATACAGGCCGAATATACAACAAGTCATGGTGCACCCATGGTTGGCTCCGATTGAGGAAGGCTCCCTGTATCAGGATGAGCCACTGCCCAATCACCTAGACCCACTGGTTGTCACCATAATGTGTGACATGGGCTACACCGAGCATCAGATCCACGAGTCAGTAACACAGAGGACATTTGATGCCGTGATGGCCACCTACCTGCTTCTACAAAGTGACTTCAAGTCAGACAGT GtggacctggagcctgccctccactgctcctccacccccaagaactacgGGGAAATGG tttctATGGGCGAggaatga